One window of Ziziphus jujuba cultivar Dongzao chromosome 5, ASM3175591v1 genomic DNA carries:
- the LOC107421622 gene encoding alcohol dehydrogenase 1-like, whose product MPGTAGRVIKCRAAVAWEAGKPLVIEEVEVAPPQANEVRLKILFTALCHTDVYFWEAKGQTPLFPRIFGHEAGGIVESVGEGVTELQPGDHVLPVFTGECKECRHCKSEESNMCDLLRINTDRGVMINDGKTRFSKNGQPIYHFVGTSTFSEYTVVHAGCVAKINPKAPLDKVCILSCGICTGLGATINVAKPKKDSSIAIFGLGAVGLAAAEGARISGAARIIGVDLNPSRFEEAKKFGVNEFVNPNDYDKPVQEVIAEMTNGGVDRSVECTGSIQAMISAFECVHDGWGVAVLVGVPNKDDAFKTHPVNFLNEKTLKGTFYGNYKPRTDIPGVVEKYMNKELELEKFITHSVPFSEINKAFEYMLQGKSIRCIIRMED is encoded by the exons ATGCCAGGAACAGCTGGTCGGGTTATCAAATGCAGAG CTGCGGTGGCGTGGGAAGCTGGGAAGCCACTGGTAATTGAGGAAGTAGAAGTAGCACCACCACAGGCTAATGAAGTCCGCTTAAAGATCCTCTTCACCGCTCTTTGCCACACTGATGTTTATTTCTGGGAAGCCAAG GGACAGACACCATTGTTCCCCCGCATATTTGGACATGAAGCTGGAGG AATTGTAGAGAGTGTTGGGGAGGGTGTGACTGAGCTTCAACCAGGTGACCATGTCCTCCCCGTGTTCACCGGGGAGTGCAAGGAATGCCGCCACTGCAAGTCAGAAGAGAGCAACATGTGTGATCTCCTAAGAATCAACACAGACAGAGGTGTCATGATCAATGATGGCAAAACAAGGTTCTCCAAAAATGGACAGCCCATATACCATTTTGTTGGGACATCTACATTTAGTGAATACACTGTTGTCCATGCTGGATGTGTTGCAAAGATCAACCCTAAAGCCCCACTTGACAAAGTTTGTATTCTTAGCTGCGGAATATGCACAg GTCTTGGTGCCACTATAAATGTTGCAAAACCTAAGAAGGATTCCTCTATCGCCATCTTTGGATTGGGCGCTGTTGGTCTCGCT gCCGCTGAAGGAGCTAGGATTTCAGGGGCTGCAAGGATCATTGGTGTTGATTTGAACCCTAGTCGTTTCGAAGAAG CCAAGAAGTTTGGTGTGAATGAGTTTGTGAATCCAAATGATTATGACAAACCTGTCCAAGAG GTGATTGCTGAGATGACTAATGGAGGAGTGGACCGGAGTGTGGAATGTACAGGAAGCATTCAGGCCATGATCTCTGCATTTGAATGTGTTCATGAT GGTTGGGGTGTTGCAGTTCTAGTTGGTGTGCCAAATAAAGATGATGCATTCAAAACCCATCCAGTAAATTTCTTAAACGAAAAGACTCTGAAGGGTACTTTCTATGGTAACTACAAGCCCCGGACTGATATTCCTGGTGTTGTGGAAAAGTATATGAACAAG GAATTGGAACTGGAAAAATTTATCACTCATTCGGTACCTTTCTCGGAGATCAACAAAGCGTTTGAGTATATGCTGCAGGGCAAATCTATCAGGTGCATCATCCGCATGGAAGATTAA